From a region of the Lactuca sativa cultivar Salinas chromosome 4, Lsat_Salinas_v11, whole genome shotgun sequence genome:
- the LOC128133466 gene encoding DNA-directed RNA polymerase subunit beta-like, protein MVKAKLSASTASELYVSARLIWKNDRRRYIQEQTILIGKIPLMTSLGAFIVNGIYRIVINQILQSPGIYYQSELNDNGISVYTGTIISDWGGRLELEIDRKTRIWVRVSRQQKLSILVLLSAMGLNIREILENVCYPELFLSFLNDKKQIGSKENAILEFYQQFACVEGDPVFSESLSKDLQKKFFQQRCELGGIGRRNMNRRLNLDIPQNNTFLLPRDILAAADRLIRIKFGMGTLDDMNHLQNKRIRYVADLLQEQFGLALVRLENMARGNIYAALKHNWTPTPQNLVNSTPLTDTYKVFFRLHPLSQVLDRTNPLTQIVHGRKLSYLGPGGLTARTATFPIRDIHPSHYGRICPIDTSEGINVGLIGSLAIHARIGRWGSLESPFYKISERSKGARMLYLSPGRDEYYMVAAGNSMALNQGIQEEQVVPARYRQEFLTIAWEQVHLRSIFSFQYFSIGASLIPFIEHNDVNRALMSSNMQRQAVPLSQSEKCIVGTGLEGQAALDSGALAIAEHEGEIIYTDTDKILLSGNGDTLRIPLVMYQRSNKNTCMHQKPQVQRGKCIKKGQILAYGAATVGGELALGKNVLVAYMPWEGYNFEDAVLISERLVYEDIYTSFHIRKYEIQINQGSERVTNEIPHLEVHLLRNLDKNGIVMLGSWVETGDILVGKLTPQMVKESSYAPEDRLLRTILGMRVYTSKETCLKLPIGGRGRVIDVRWVQSSKTDETEKTESIRVYILQKREIKVGDKVAGRHGNKGIISKILPRQDMPYLQDGRPVDMVFNPLGVPSRMNVGQIFESSLGLAGGLLDRHYRIAPFDERYEQEASRKLVFSELYEASKQTVNPWIFEPESPGKSRIFDGRTGDPFEQPVIIGKPYILKLIHQVDDKIHGRSSGRYSRLTQQPLKGRAKKGGQRVGEMEVWALEGFGVAYILQEMLTYKSDHIRARQEVLGTIIFGGRIPTPEDAPESFRLFVRELRSLALELNHFLVSEKTFQLNRKEA, encoded by the exons ATGGTTAAAGCTAAACT AAGTGCATCCACGGCTTCTGAATTATATGTGTCTGCGAGACTAATTTGGAAAAACGATAGGCGTAGGTATATCCAAGAACAAACAATTTTGATAGGAAAGATCCCTCTAATGACTTCTCTGGGAGCTTTTATAGTAAATGGAATATATAGAATTGTGATCAATCAAATATTGCAAAGTCCCGGTATTTATTACCAGTCAGAATTGAACGATAATGGAATTTCCGTCTATACCGGCACCATAATATCAGATTGGGGAGGAAGATTAGAATTAGAGATTGATAGAAAAACAAGGATATGGGTTCGCGTGAGTAGGCAACAAAAACTATCTATTCTAGTTCTATTATCAGCTATGGGGTTGAATATAAGAGAAATTCTAGAGAATGTTTGCTATCCTGAACTATTTTTGTCTTTTCTGAATGATAAAAAACAAATAGGGTCAAAAGAAAATGCTATTTTGGAGTTTTATCAACAATTTGCTTGTGTAGAGGGAGATCCGGTATTTTCTGAATCCTTATCTAAGGATTTACAAAAAAAATTCTTTCAACAAAGATGTGAATTGGGAGGGATTGGTCGACGAAATATGAATCGGAGACTGAACCTTGATATACCCCAGAACAATACATTTTTGTTACCGCGAGATATATTGGCAGCCGCTGATCGTTTGAttcgaatcaaatttggaatggGTACACTTGACGATATGAATCATTTGCAAAATAAACGTATTCGTTATGTAGCAGATCTTTTACAAGAGCAATTTGGATTGGCCTTGGTTCGTTTAGAAAATATGGCTCGAGGAAACATATATGCAGCACTTAAGCATAACTGGACACCAACTCCTCAGAACTTGGTAAATTCAACCCCATTAACAGATACTTATAAAGTTTTTTTCCGTTTACACCCATTATCTCAAGTTTTGGATCGAACTAATCCATTGACACAAATAGTTCATGGGAGAAAATTGAGTTATTTGGGCCCGGGGGGATTGACTGCGCGAACTGCTACTTTTCCAATACGAGATATTCATCCTAGTCACTATGGGCGTATTTGCCCAATTGACACATCTGAAGGAATAAATGTTGGACTTATTGGATCCTTAGCAATTCATGCCAGGATTGGTCGTTGGGGGTCTCTAGAAAGTCCGTTTTATAAAATTTCTGAGAGATCAAAAGGGGCGCGGATGCTTTATTTATCACCGGGCAGAGATGAATACTATATGGTAGCGGCAGGAAATTCTATGGCCTTGAATCAGGGTATTCAGGAAGAACAGGTTGTTCCAGCTCGATATCGTCAAGAATTCCTGACTATTGCATGGGAACAGGTTCATCTTCGAAGTATTTTTTCCTTCCAATATTTTTCTATTGGAGCTTCCCTCATTCCTTTTATCGAGCATAATGATGTGAATCGGGCTTTAATGAGTTCTAACATGCAACGCCAAGCAGTCCCTCTTTCTCAGTCCGAGAAGTGCATTGTTGGAACTGGATTGGAAGGCCAAGCGGCTCTAGATTCAGGGGCTCTTGCTATAGCCGAACACGAGGGAGAGATTATTTATACCGATACTGACAAGATCCTTTTATCAGGTAATGGGGATACTCTAAGGATTCCATTAGTTATGTATCAACGTTCCAACAAAAATACTTGTATGCATCAAAAACCCCAGGTTCAGCGGGGTAAATGCATTAAAAAGGGACAAATTTTAGCGTATGGTGCTGCTACAGTTGGTGGCGAACTCGCTTTGGGGAAAAACGTATTAGTAGCTTATATGCCATGGGAAGGTTACAATTTTGAAGATGCAGTACTCATTAGTGAGCGCTTAGTATATGAAGATATTTATACTTCTTTTCACATACGTAAATATGAAATTCAGATTAACCAAGGCTCCGAAAGGGTCACTAATGAAATACCACATTTAGAAGTCCATTTACTCCGAAATTTAGACAAAAATGGAATTGTAATGCTGGGATCTTGGGTGGAAACAGGTGATATTTTAGTAGGTAAATTAACGCCCCAAATGGTGAAAGAATCATCGTATGCCCCCGAAGATAGATTGTTACGAACCATACTTGGCATGCGGGtatatacttcaaaagaaacttgtCTAAAATTACCTATAGGAGGTAGGGGTCGGGTGATTGATGTGAGATGGGTCCAGAGTTCTAAGACAGATGAGACAGAGAAAACAGAAAGTATTCGTGTATATATTTTACAGAAACGTGAAATAAAAGTAGGCGATAAAGTAGCTGGAAGACATGGAAATAAGGGTATCATTTCAAAAATTTTGCCTAGACAAGATATGCCTTATTTGCAAGATGGAAGACCTGTTGATATGGTCTTCAACCCATTAGGAGTACCTTCCCGAATGAATGTAGGACAAATATTTGAATCTTCACTCGGGTTAGCTGGGGGTTTGCTAGACAGACATTATCGAATAGCGCCTTTTGATGAGAGATATGAACAAGAAGCTTCGAGAAAACTGGTGTTTTCTGAATTATATGAAGCCAGTAAGCAAACAGTGAATCCATGGATATTTGAACCCGAGTCTCCAGGAAAAAGCAGAATATTTGATGGAAGAACAGGGGATCCTTTTGAACAACCTGTTATAATAGGAAAGCCTTATATCTTGAAATTAATTCATCAAGttgatgataaaatccatgggcGTTCCAGTGGGCGTTATTCACGTCTTACACAACAACCCCTTAAAGGAAGGGCCAAGAAAGGGGGACAACGGGTAGGAGAAATGGAGGTTTGGGCTTTAGAGGGGTTTGGCGTTGCTTATATTTTACAAGAGATGCTTACTTATAAGTCTGATCATATTAGAGCGCGCCAGGAAGTACTTGGTACTATAATCTTTGGAGGAAGAATACCGACTCCTGAAGATGCTCCAGAATCTTTTCGGTTGTTCGTTCGAGAACTACGATCTTTAGCTCTGGAACTGAATCATTTTCTTGTATCTGAGAAGACTTTCCAGCTTAATAGGAAGGAAGCTTAA